A genome region from Eurosta solidaginis isolate ZX-2024a chromosome 2, ASM4086904v1, whole genome shotgun sequence includes the following:
- the LOC137242662 gene encoding uncharacterized protein, with the protein MNVAKFNALLNLLRERLQRFSIREPISEEIRLGITLMFLAQGCNPQYLAWSYKLGVSTVRKIIYETCDAIWHGLREIYLAQPNQTELNNIADRSYAKTGMPYCLGAVDGKHVKVVCPKRSGSLFFNYKKTLSVVLMAICDDNYTFSFVDVGALGSQSDGGILARSVFGNMNLRNDLESPPPDNLPGTDQIFPYFFVGDSAFPLKPNLMRPYPGRNLSLAKRNYNKRLSTVRVHIENTFGILANRWRVLHTTIHAAP; encoded by the exons ATGAATGTTGCAAAGTTTAATGCGCTACTGAATTTGTTACGAGAGCGACTTCAACGTTTTTCCATAAGAGAACCAATAAGTGAAGAAATCCGTTTGGGTATCACTTTGAT GTTCTTGGCACAAGGCTGTAATCCACAGTATTTAGCTTGGTCATATAAATTGGGTGTTTctacagttaggaaaataatataCGAGACATGCGATGCAATTTGGCATGGACTACGCGAAATTTACCTTGCCCAACCAAATCAAACCGAATTGAACAACATTGCAGACAG GTCCTATGCAAAAACTGGAATGCCATATTGTCTCGGCGCGGTGGACGGCAAACATGTGAAAGTAGTTTGCCCCAAACGTAGTGGTTCActcttttttaattacaaaaagacACTCAGTGTAGTTCTGATGGCAATATGCGATGATAACTATACGTTTTCATTTGTAGACGTTGGTGCGTTGGGAAGCCAAAGCGATGGGGGAATTTTGGCACGAAGCGTATTTGGTAACATGAATCTAAGAAACGACCTGGAAAGTCCTCCCCCAGATAACCTTCCAG GTACGGACCAAATATTTCCATATTTTTTCGTCGGTGACAGCGCATTTCCTCTGAAGCCTAATCTCATGCGCCCTTACCCTGGTCGAAATTTGTCACTCGCCAAACGAAATTATAACAAAAGGTTATCCACCGTACGAGTGCACATTGAAAACACCTTTGGTATATTAGCAAATAGATGGAGAGTTCTTCATACAACGATTCACGCTGCTCCATAA